A window of the Loxodonta africana isolate mLoxAfr1 chromosome 3, mLoxAfr1.hap2, whole genome shotgun sequence genome harbors these coding sequences:
- the LOC100657840 gene encoding olfactory receptor 6K2-like — translation MTNKNHTAVTEFVFTGFPHFQEGGLLFFILLVLIYLFIIIGNLMVFFAVKLDSRLHTPMYFFISVLSFLEIWYTTTTIPKMLSNLVSEHRTISPAGCLLQMYFFHSLGITEVCLLTTMAMDRYLAICNPLRYPTIMTSQLYTQLTLGCCFCGFFTPLPEIAWISTLPFCGPNQIRNIFCDFDPILNLACMDTGTIVLIKVVDVVHAMEIITAVMLVALAYVRIIAVILCIHSADGRQKAFSTCASHLSIFLIFFGSVALMYLRFSAKYSFFWNTAISLNFAVLSPFFNPIIYSLRNKEIQEAIKKHMCQLTLFIHHIK, via the coding sequence ATGACAAATAAGAATCATACGGCAGTGACCGAATTTGTGTTCactggttttcctcattttcaggaAGGTGGTCTGTTGTTTTTTATCCTCTTGGTCCTCATATACCTATTCATCATCATTGGGAACCTCATGGTCTTCTTTGCTGTTAAACTGGATTCCCGCCTCCACACtcctatgtattttttcatcAGTGTCCTCTCCTTCCTGGAGATCTGGTATACCACTACCACCATCCCCAAGATGCTGTCCAACCTAGTGAGTGAACATAGGACCATCTCTCCTGCGGGCTGCCTCCTGCAGATGTATTTCTTTCATTCCCTCGGCATCACTGAGGTTTGCCTGCTCACCACCATGGCGATGGACAGATACCTGGCCATCTGCAACCCCCTCCGCTACCCTACAATCATGACATCTCAGCTGTACACTCAGCTGACTCTGGGTTGTTGCTTCTGTGGTTTCTTCACGCCACTCCCTGAAATTGCTTGGATATCCACACTGCCATTTTGTGGTCCAAATCAAATTCGGAATATCTTCTGTGACTTTGACCCCATCTTGAATCTGGCATGTATGGACACTGGCACGATTGTGTTAATCAAGGTTGTGGATGTTGTACATGCTATGGAGATCATCACCGCTGTAATGCTTGTGGCTTTGGCCTATGTCCGCATCATTGCAGTAATCCTGTGTATCCACTCTGCTGATGGACGCCAGAAGGCCTTTTCCACCTGTGCTTCCCACCTTTccattttcttgatatttttTGGAAGTGTGGCCCTGATGTATCTGCGTTTCTCTGCCAAGTACTCCTTTTTCTGGAACACAGCCATCAGCCTAAATTTTGCAGTGTTGTCACCATTCTTCAACCCAATTATATATAGTCTAAGGAATAAGGAGATCCAGGAAGCCATAAAAAAGCATATGTGCCAACTGACTCTATTTATACATCATATCAAATAA